Proteins from a genomic interval of Mycolicibacterium grossiae:
- a CDS encoding FkbM family methyltransferase, whose product MGWIRRRPATVKKNLYEEWEVAHLRQLFDHYAVDCVFDVGANVGQYARMLREKVKFTGLVISFEPNPDAAAALRRSARGKSDWVVEDLAIGASDGTATFNVMKASQFSSLSTPRHDEVDIFAKKNTITKSVTVKTENLATTLERLSSHYAFRRPFLKLDTQGFDVQIVTSARDAVRRFVGLQSELSVKKIYGDSVDFRDAITTYEECGFQLSALVPNNEGHFPRLVETDCIMVRSDLLSA is encoded by the coding sequence ATGGGGTGGATTCGTCGTCGTCCTGCCACGGTCAAGAAGAATTTGTACGAAGAGTGGGAAGTCGCTCATCTTCGCCAATTGTTCGACCACTATGCGGTCGACTGCGTGTTCGACGTGGGGGCGAACGTCGGACAGTACGCGCGCATGCTGCGGGAAAAGGTGAAATTCACCGGGCTGGTGATCTCCTTCGAGCCCAACCCGGACGCGGCCGCCGCGCTTCGCCGGAGCGCACGTGGCAAATCCGATTGGGTCGTCGAGGATTTGGCGATCGGGGCGTCCGACGGCACGGCGACCTTCAACGTCATGAAGGCGTCGCAGTTCAGCTCCTTGAGTACACCTCGCCACGACGAGGTCGACATCTTCGCCAAGAAGAACACGATCACCAAGAGCGTCACCGTGAAGACCGAGAATCTCGCGACGACCCTCGAGCGGCTGAGTTCGCATTACGCATTCCGGCGCCCGTTCCTCAAACTCGATACCCAGGGATTCGACGTCCAGATCGTGACGTCTGCGCGTGATGCGGTACGTCGATTCGTCGGATTGCAGAGCGAGTTGTCCGTCAAGAAGATCTACGGCGATTCCGTCGACTTCCGCGATGCGATCACCACCTACGAGGAATGCGGCTTTCAGTTGAGCGCCCTGGTGCCGAACAACGAGGGACACTTCCCCAGACTGGTCGAGACGGACTGCATCATGGTGCGGTCCGATCTCCTCAGCGCCTGA